GAGCAGCATCGTGTAGTACCTGGTGATCGCGATCTTGTCCTTGAAGGCGACCAGATCCTTGGTCGGCGTCCGCGTGTTGATCACGCGGATCATCCTGCCGAACTTCTCGCCCGTCGGCGTGTCGTCCAGGAAGGTTGTCTTCAAGTTCGCGTACTTGGTGATCAGCGTTTTCCCCGAGTCCATCACGTCCTCGATGGTGCGCAGCTGGGGATAGTGGAAGGGCTTGCTCAGGCTGGACACCAGACAGCTCTGGTAGACGCCGTTCACGATCAGCCCGAAAAAGAGGGTGCCGACCAGCAGGGACCTTTGTGCCGGCGTGTCGCCGCGTTGCGACGGGTAGCAGAGAAGCTCGGCGAAGTGGAACAGCTTCAAAAGATACCGCGGCACTTCCGGTGGATCTGCTCGGGAATTCGGGATCCTGTTCAATGACTCGAAGCGTCCTCTCGGCTGCCCGTACAACGATCCGCGGCTGTCGAGAGATCGATCGATTCCACCTGGATCCATCGAAGACCCTTTCAATCGCCTCGCCGGAGTTCCTTCGTTGTTTCCGGTGTGAGATTCCTCGTTCGTCGACCCCGTCCGTTGAAACCTACGGTTAACGTATTTCAACAGACACCACAGCAGCGTGATCGAGACGTTGTACACCATGAGCAGCGCCCATAACTCCTCCTCGAACGGCAGGAAAGGCATGTAGGCTTTGGGCACCAGCCCGGAGTCCGGCGAGATGAAGCACAGCTTGTCCTCGTACATGGAGCTAGTGAACTGGAACTCGGCGTGGCTGGTGTACAGCTTGACGAAGAAGCCGGTGATCACTATCTCGACGTGCCCGGCTTCGATCTCCCGCAGGGACTTGTCGAACGGGTCTTCCCGCCTGAAGTCGAGTTTCTTCATCAGAGTCAGCCGGAACTTGCAGTTCAGCGCTTTCTCCAGGGCATAGACCACGTTCCCGTCTACTTTGGTCAATACCAGCCTCTGCTGATCGTCGTACATGAACCCCATCAGCAACGACTCGAACACGATCACGTTCAGTGGGTAGTGGTTCAGGTTTCCGAAGGTTTCGAACAGTCGCGTGTCTTTCTGCAGGGGATCGACAGCGGCAACCGTGGACGCTGTTAAACTAGTATTGTCTGCACAGCTTTCTGAACAAGCGCTGTCTTCGTGTAGCCTTTTGTAGCCTTTGACAGCGTTCTGCAAGCACAGCTTCCGAATCTCACCGAAGTCGCCCGCGCGAACCTCGAACGGCGCGAACCTGATCAAACACCCGAAATCGTCTTGGGCCGGAATGACCACTGCTCTGTACACTTTGTTCCTCTTCCACAGCTTCTTCAAGGCGTTCCGCCAATGTCCGGAGACCTTCTTGCTCGTGACGAAGATCAGGTACTGATTTCCGGGCTTCCAAAGCCTGGGCTGCCAGTAGATGAAGATGTACAGGCTGTAGACGTCGTTCACGACGATGATCCAGGTGAGCCTCGCTCGATCCATCCACCTCGGGCTCCGCGACAGTTCTCTGGACCTTATCTTGTAGGCTTCGATCGAGTTCTCGCCGATGTAGCGCAGCAGAATATCCACGAAGCTCGAACGGAACTCCGGCAGGATCACGGACAACGTTAGAGGACGGAACTCCGGGGACTCGGCGATGAAATTCAAGATCGTCTTCAAATTCCCGATCTCCTGCGCGGAGAAAGGACTCCTGATCCCCGAGCAGCGCAATCCGCAGTACACAGAGGTCGTCCCCTGTGACGCTGGTGGACGCGCGAGCAGGATCGCGACGCAAAAGAGCATCGAGCGCGTTGACAAGGAACTCATCGTCGGCTGTGTTTCCGGTGATCTGAATCCCCATAGATCCGCCTGATCGATATTCACGTCGTTCCACGAGATTTCAGGACTGCAAACATCGTTCCGTAGGAGAACTCGTTCGATGAAGGAAAGACTAATTTATCGTCTGCCGATTCCCTTCGCCGCTGTCCCGCGCCgcagcgacaagatggcggatgGCGGACCAGAGCCGAGGCTCCGACGGCGTCCGATTGTCTCTCAGAGAAGTTGTCAGCGCGGCGTCGCGCGTATAAATATTCAGGCGACGGTTTCGCCGGAAGCCTATAAAGATAAAAAAGCCATCAGATCGGAATCTAAGGGGGAGGATCGCTAATTTCCCGAGTCTGCAGGGCTAATCGGGCCGAATCGATGGGGAGACGGCTCCTGACACGGAACACTCGTAAATCAACTCGGTTCGACGGTTCCCGTCGCGATAAAACGAGGTTGCGCCCTTTCATTCCGCCGCGAGGCATGTGTAAGAAACGAACTGCGAATGCACTGCTACGGGTGTCCGATGCAAAGACGCGTGTTTCTTATTGCACCGCTGCGATTCAACCTTTCGTCGACTAGAACTTCTCACACGTATTCGAGACACTGGAAAAAAACAGCGCATACCGGTCTGTCGTTACCGGAATAATTAAACTACTCCTTCGAAGCTCTCGATTTTATACGTCGAATCCTGGAATCGTTCCAGTAACGTTCgatctcaaagggttaaccgctCGCTCAGATAAATCGTGACGTTTGAAACGAATGGCTTGGGATGACAGCGATGTAACTTATATCCCTGACCTCTCGAGGAAGAGAGCCCCCGCGAAATGCAATTTCGAAATGTAATATTGGTGAAACGTAATATTATGAAATGTAATGCTGCAACGCaatattgtgaaatttaatatcgtgACGTAATGCGATACCGGTGTAAtggtaatattttaatgatacctgcacttgtaatattataattcaacaTTCCCGTGCAACGTTGCTAATAACATTATCATTAGCGACAATCAGTATTCGATTTCAGCCATTGAGGAAACTTCGTAACATCCCCGTGATGTAAGAAacataaccaccatatgtttagctatATACTTTACAGTCTGAAGCAATTTCGTTTGTGTCATTCATACTTTTTAAGGTATCGCCCAGAAAACTGGTGTGTGACCACACAGTGTATCGCGTCGCGGGACTTTCTCAGCGTTTCCAGCTTCCAGGAAGAAAAACCGACGAAACGACCCAACCCCATTTTGCCCCCGACAAAGTTGCCCTCGGCAAGTCACACGACTCGTTCGTTCGTCGCGGAACAACCATCTCCAGCGGAAACCGCGCATAAAACTGAACGATGACTCCGCGAAACTCGGAAGAATGAAATCGTTACCTTTGACGCGCTCGAAGGTTTCCCGGAAGCCGGGCTTCCTCTGTTTCCCTTGTGCTTTGTACCGTCGGCGAGTCACGTGTGTGATACTAAGCAACGCTACGGGGAAACCgagaatttcaatggaattcaATAGCGCGTTTATTTTCCGGTTTACTTAACAACGTTCTCGTCCCGGCTCGGCTGAAATTGTGTTCTTCGTTCACCGTGCCTCGGCCCGCAATTAGCGGACCTTGGAATTTATGCAGATTCACGGCTAAAGAGACAAAATTGAGGGAGCGCGCGCAGCCGAGGGAAAATTCTGGAGTCCGCGTCGGTTGTTTCTGTGAACGGGAAATGAGACGGACGAGGGGTTCTAATTATTTCTAACGAGAATTCAATTTCGCGGAACGCGAACGGTCTTCATTTCGGCGAAAACGCGCGAATATTTTAACGCTCGCCGCGAGGCGCGCGAGAATTCGAAGGGAGGAGCACTCCAGTGAACTCGGTTGTTTCGATACTGAAGATGACTACGGACTTCCATTAAAGAGGAGCTCAAGGCGAGCAACATTTTCGACGAAGATTAATACGGCCAGTAATTAGACTAAGTGGACCAGTAGATTAGCGGGCTAACGAGGTCTGATGGAACACTTGATTAAGGAAAGAAATTACTCGATGAAAATGTGAGTTCAGAAGTGCAGCGTGTATTGATCGGGATATCGCGGCGGATTAAATGGATTCCAATTGAACGTATCGCGATCGTATCAACTAAATGTCAACGCCGCTCTGTCTGAGATTAATTCCGctgaatcatattaaatgctagCACATGTTATTGAAACTCGCGACGgattgtataaaattgaaatgggTAATGCGAAAATGATAACGTACGtacagagaaaatcaatatttaattttcaaattaatccaTCCGCGTTGCGCGATCCTCGCTACTCGCAGAGATCTCTTGCATAAATCATTCAATAAGGTCGCAGCGATGCTTTTTTCGATATAAATGCAATTGCTTTAATGTGACGCACTATGTTATCCGACGCGTGTGCATCTGATATGCGGTGCAAACATTTAACTACGGTAAGTTCTTCGTTGCAGCCGACTTCTTCATTGCGCGGATCAATCTCTCGTCAAAGCGAACATCTCATCTATTACATAGCTCGATTCGCAATACTCCAATTTACCCATCTCTGTATAATCCACAACAAACTGCCAAAGTTCATATCTCCGCCATTAATGAGCAATCAAACCGataatcaaataatatcaaCGAAAACATGACAGTTTACCGTTCTAGGGTCGAAGACAGACGAACGACACTGCCCAGAAGTTACCTCGCAACGCGAAGAGTTAGCGAAATTTCGTCGGGTTCGTTTCCCGGATGTCTCACCTTCGTTTCCGTCGAGCGTTCAGCGTCGCGCGAGAAACTGCCGTCCAACTGCCACCGGATCTTCCGTCTCTCTGGTTAAGCTTCCTCCAGGAAGCCGAAAGCCGGGGTTTTGCGTCGGTTTCGCGTCGGTTTTCCGTGTCCTCCGCGTTTGCCCCGAGCAAATCGAGGAAACGTTTACATGACAATTGCGGGCTCCTCCATGTCAGTCGCGTGACAGGTCATTAAGTCGAGGATTGTTGCTTTCGGACGTTGCCGGACAATTGCGCGCAGAAACGAGCCGGTCTGCTCGTTCCGTCCCCTAATTCCTATGACGCACTCGGCTAACCTCTCGTTTCCGCCCCTCATATCTCGCCCTCTGTTTTTCTTTCACCTTCGCTAATGTTGCTTCTATAGATACTCCTCGGCGAAATGTCGTTTTTCCGCGGGGGACTGGGTAAACTTGAAAATTATCctccttttatttatttttattcgtcgcTCGTAGTTTAGAACGTTCGCCGAGTTGTTCTCTTTATGTTCTTTCCTCGAATTTCCCACCATTCGCTGAATTCTTCTTTCTATAAAGCAACTTGAATGTTTCggtgtttctttatatttttctgtagtTGATCAGCTTCGTTGAATTGCTCTTTTTCTGAAGAAACTTCAATAATCTTGAAAACTTACGAAGGTTCCTTAAAACGCGCGAAACTCTCGcgaaaagaatgaaattatacGTGAATCTTCTAAATACTGAGGAAGAATGAAACTCATCTTCACCGCTCGAACCGTTCAACTGTTTATTAACAACTTTATATTCCAATTACGAAAGCTCGTCACTAACGTAACGACGTTCGTCCTCAAAGGATAATTAGAGTTCGCAAACGTTTCCTCAACTCCATATCGCGCACTTCAATTAGCGGAAACGTGATAAATATTCTCGCAACTCCGACTACATTATTGTGCCGGTCCGCgtgattgtaataattgtatttataattcacattatttataattaaacgtGCACCGCCGTGCGCGCTGCCAGCGACACGGATGTCACTTTATTCGTTTAGCCAACACCAGAACGCCGCGTTTTCGTTCCGTAAAATTCTGCAGTCGCTTTTACCGGCGGTTAATTAATAACTTTTCGCGCAGCGAACGATCCGCTCGCGATCCCGATTTTAATTGAGGGTCACGATGACATACGTAACGTTAATTAAATCTGATTTATCGTACGAACGTCCAAGTCGCTCTCGCCGCATCAATGGCGTCTTCGTGCGGCGATCGAGTGAAACAGGATCAAGGAGTCGAGCGAacgattaaaaattcgaaacggAAGTAAAGGAATCTTCCGAAGTGCGATTCGAACCGAAAGTCTCCGTTATTTCCAATTTATCGCTGCTGGGGGCCGAATGTTCATGCGAATTCCAATTTTTCAAGCACTGCTTACTCCAAATTTCTGCAGTTAAATCGCCGGTATCCccgaaaaaaatcaatttcccgGCTAAAACGCGGCAAAAGATCACGCGGAGCGGAATTTCGATCGCAATTCCATGAAGCGGGCTCTGGTATCGGTGCCGGCATCGATGACCGTGTCAtcgttcattaaattttcaccGACACGGCCGCCGCGTGGTGTTGTTCCCGTCAGGACATGTCCATTTCCCGGGATTCCCGGGTCCCATTGTCGCCGACACGATCGCGATAATCGGGCGATCGGAATTCCATGTCCGATGATCGAGCCCTGGGGTCACAGGGTCGACGAGAGGCGATCAGGCAGTTGGTTTTGATCTGGTGAAGCGAAGCTTCTCTTAAATCAATTTTGTTCGATTAATATAAACTTCTAACCGAGgtgaaaacaaattaataaaccGTGTCCGGGGAGAACATACTTTTAACCGAAATCAATTCGTACGCTCCGAGGATTGTCAACGTTTGAAACTGTCATAACTTCGTGGAAAGAGATCGTACGACGATGTTCTTGGGCTCGTTGCAAAGCGAGAGAATTCTACTGTTACAACCCTGAGTTCTAAGTTCGCATCTCTTCCAGAGATTTTTACATCGCGTGACAAGTAGACAAATGTCGGTACTTTTCGTCTTTTAAATGATGAAAGGTCAAACTTTTCTGAGAACGTTAACAAATCTTACGTGTAACCGAATTCGCCGTGAAATTGGAGGTTACAGCGACAACTTTACAACGACACCCTAATACATGCCGTGCGATTCTGTTTCGATACGTTATTCACAAAGATAGAACTCTCCCGCTGTTCGGAATAATGTACCTTTAGGCGCATCCATGATGCAGGCGTCGGATTGCGTTTGTATTATTGGCATTGCAGTCGAGTATGATTCGTCGGATAATTCGCTTAGAAAGTTTGGAGGATGGAGCTGTAGCTAGGTAAAGTCTAGTTGTACTCGCGTGCTACGAGTTGCATCGCGACGAAATTTATAAGAGGTCGTAACGGAACGTGAGGGAGTTTATTGTGAATAAAGAGGATTTCGTTCGTTCGCCATCTTTAATTCCCGAAGGAGAAGTTGTTGAGTTGCATCTGTTAAATGGTAATTGACTTATAGAGTTGGGATAATAGGATTTGTATACAAATGAAGTTCGACCTCGAATCGAACTGTAATGGAACTTGTAAAGAAAGATCATAATGGAATGCGATAAAGTTCATCGGGAAAGATCAATTATTTTGTTACCTTgatattattcttttccatattgcgatgaagaaaatattaatttagaaaatatattagatGCATAAAATTGTGCGTTCGTGTCTGTCCATCACATGAAGTTTCCACTTGTAAGAAAAGAAGCAACGCGTCGAAAGGTGCTGAAGTTTCACCTTCATTTTGCATGCGAAATACCCTTCTGCCGGTTGCACCAGTTATTCCGACATCCCATCGTTCGTGAAGTTAGATTTTGAGTCCCAGTTCATCCTCGAAACAAGAGAAACTAGACACCGAATGTTCCTTTGTCGTTATCTGTTGAGTAAAC
Above is a genomic segment from Nomia melanderi isolate GNS246 chromosome 8, iyNomMela1, whole genome shotgun sequence containing:
- the LOC116423914 gene encoding uncharacterized protein LOC116423914, which codes for MSSLSTRSMLFCVAILLARPPASQGTTSVYCGLRCSGIRSPFSAQEIGNLKTILNFIAESPEFRPLTLSVILPEFRSSFVDILLRYIGENSIEAYKIRSRELSRSPRWMDRARLTWIIVVNDVYSLYIFIYWQPRLWKPGNQYLIFVTSKKVSGHWRNALKKLWKRNKVYRAVVIPAQDDFGCLIRFAPFEVRAGDFGEIRKLCLQNAVKGYKRLHEDSACSESCADNTSLTASTVAAVDPLQKDTRLFETFGNLNHYPLNVIVFESLLMGFMYDDQQRLVLTKVDGNVVYALEKALNCKFRLTLMKKLDFRREDPFDKSLREIEAGHVEIVITGFFVKLYTSHAEFQFTSSMYEDKLCFISPDSGLVPKAYMPFLPFEEELWALLMVYNVSITLLWCLLKYVNRRFQRTGSTNEESHTGNNEGTPARRLKGSSMDPGGIDRSLDSRGSLYGQPRGRFESLNRIPNSRADPPEVPRYLLKLFHFAELLCYPSQRGDTPAQRSLLVGTLFFGLIVNGVYQSCLVSSLSKPFHYPQLRTIEDVMDSGKTLITKYANLKTTFLDDTPTGEKFGRMIRVINTRTPTKDLVAFKDKIAITRYYTMLLGDYAYYDKDGNPLIYVVDECPMNYRAAYVLRANSPYAERVNSLLLRLNEGGLPVFWFQNMTYTLRVRKMRRTAKNEERKITLTMDHYTLTFALLLVGLTISALIFLGEVYTVRKARAKME